A window of the Streptomyces sp. NBC_00250 genome harbors these coding sequences:
- a CDS encoding L-fuconate dehydratase, with protein MSASAARITAVDTYDIRFPTSRELDGSDAMNPDPDYSAAYLVLRTSAGDHEGHGFTFTIGRGNDVQVAAIDALREHVVGRRVDELCADPGDLYRALVGDSQLRWLGPEKGVMHMAIGAVVNAVWDLAAKREGKPVWQFLADSDPEWLVSQIDFRYISDALTRDEALELLTKGRQGAAERAAGLLRQGYPAYTTSPGWLGYSDEKLTLLAEKAVADGFTQIKLKVGADLADDMRRCRAAREAVGPDIRMAIDANQRWDVDQAIEWTNALAEFDPYWIEEPTSPDDVLGHATIRRGVHPVKVATGEHVQNRIVFKQLLQAGAVDVLQLDSARVAGVNENLAILLLAAKFGIPVCPHAGGVGLCELVQHLSMFDYVALSGTTQDRVVEFVDHLHQHFLDPVVIDRGHYRAPTTPGFSAAMKQATIDTYTFPHGAFWVADAAEDTEGRA; from the coding sequence TTGTCCGCATCCGCAGCGCGGATCACTGCAGTCGACACCTACGACATCCGCTTCCCCACCTCGCGGGAGCTGGACGGGTCCGACGCCATGAACCCCGACCCCGACTACTCCGCCGCCTACCTCGTCCTGCGCACCTCCGCGGGCGACCACGAAGGCCACGGTTTCACCTTCACCATCGGCCGCGGCAACGACGTCCAGGTCGCCGCCATCGACGCCCTGCGCGAGCACGTCGTCGGCAGGCGCGTCGACGAACTGTGCGCCGACCCCGGAGACCTCTACCGCGCCCTCGTCGGAGACAGCCAACTGCGCTGGCTCGGGCCCGAGAAGGGGGTGATGCACATGGCGATCGGCGCCGTCGTCAACGCGGTCTGGGACCTCGCGGCCAAGCGCGAGGGCAAGCCGGTCTGGCAGTTCCTCGCCGACTCCGACCCGGAGTGGCTGGTGAGCCAGATCGACTTCCGGTACATCAGCGACGCGCTCACCCGGGACGAGGCCCTGGAACTGCTGACCAAGGGCAGGCAGGGTGCGGCCGAGCGCGCCGCCGGACTGCTGCGGCAGGGCTACCCCGCGTACACCACCTCTCCCGGCTGGCTCGGCTACTCCGACGAGAAGCTCACCCTCCTCGCCGAGAAGGCCGTCGCGGACGGCTTCACCCAGATCAAGCTCAAGGTCGGCGCCGACCTCGCCGACGACATGCGCCGCTGCCGCGCCGCCCGAGAAGCCGTCGGACCGGACATCCGCATGGCGATCGACGCCAACCAGCGCTGGGACGTCGACCAGGCGATCGAGTGGACCAACGCGCTCGCCGAGTTCGACCCGTACTGGATCGAGGAACCCACCAGCCCGGACGACGTCCTCGGCCACGCCACCATCCGACGCGGCGTCCATCCGGTCAAGGTCGCCACCGGCGAGCACGTCCAGAACCGCATCGTCTTCAAGCAGCTCCTCCAGGCCGGCGCCGTCGACGTCCTCCAGCTGGACTCCGCCCGCGTCGCCGGTGTCAACGAGAACCTCGCCATCCTGCTGCTCGCCGCCAAGTTCGGCATCCCCGTGTGCCCGCACGCCGGTGGCGTCGGACTGTGCGAACTCGTCCAGCACCTGTCGATGTTCGACTACGTGGCGCTCTCCGGCACCACCCAGGACCGGGTCGTCGAGTTCGTCGACCACCTCCACCAGCACTTCCTCGACCCGGTCGTGATCGACCGCGGACACTACCGGGCCCCCACCACGCCCGGCTTCTCCGCCGCCATGAAGCAGGCCACCATCGACACGTACACCTTCCCGCACGGCGCCTTCTGGGTCGCCGACGCGGCCGAGGACACGGAGGGACGCGCATGA
- a CDS encoding fumarylacetoacetate hydrolase family protein, producing MKLMRIGMPGDETPAVLGEDGTAFDLSTLTTDIDGPFLASGGIDRVRRALAGGELPRLDVTGRRTGAPVARPGKVVCVGLNYRDHAEETGAPVPERPVVFMKDPSTVVGPYDDVLIPRGSVKTDWEVELAVVVAREARYLESPEEAAGHIAGYAVSHDVSEREFQLEFSAQWDLGKSCETFNPLGPWLVTPDEVVDPQSLGLRLAVNGEARQHGSTKNMIFDVAYLVWYLSQYMVLRPGDVINTGTPAGVALGLPGAPYLRAGDTVELTIDGLGTQRQTFNNA from the coding sequence ATGAAGCTGATGCGTATCGGCATGCCCGGGGACGAGACCCCGGCGGTCCTGGGCGAGGACGGCACCGCGTTCGACCTCAGTACCCTCACCACGGACATCGACGGGCCGTTCCTCGCCTCGGGCGGGATCGACCGCGTCCGGCGCGCGCTCGCGGGAGGCGAGCTGCCGCGCCTCGACGTCACCGGCCGGCGGACGGGGGCCCCGGTGGCCCGGCCCGGCAAGGTGGTCTGTGTCGGCCTCAACTACCGCGACCACGCCGAGGAGACCGGTGCGCCCGTCCCCGAGCGGCCCGTGGTGTTCATGAAGGACCCCTCCACCGTCGTGGGCCCGTACGACGACGTGCTGATCCCCCGTGGGTCGGTCAAGACCGACTGGGAGGTCGAGCTCGCGGTCGTCGTCGCCCGGGAGGCCCGCTATCTGGAGAGCCCGGAGGAGGCGGCCGGCCACATCGCCGGGTACGCCGTCAGCCACGACGTCTCCGAGCGGGAGTTCCAGCTGGAGTTCTCCGCCCAGTGGGACCTCGGCAAGTCCTGCGAGACCTTCAACCCGCTCGGCCCCTGGCTCGTGACCCCCGACGAGGTGGTCGACCCGCAGTCCCTGGGGCTGCGCCTGGCGGTGAACGGCGAGGCGCGCCAGCACGGCTCCACCAAGAACATGATCTTCGACGTCGCGTACCTCGTCTGGTACCTGAGCCAGTACATGGTGCTGCGCCCGGGAGACGTCATCAACACCGGGACCCCGGCCGGCGTGGCCCTCGGCCTGCCCGGCGCCCCCTACCTGCGCGCGGGCGACACCGTCGAGCTGACCATCGACGGCCTCGGCACCCAGCGCCAGACCTTCAACAACGCGTGA
- a CDS encoding sugar ABC transporter ATP-binding protein yields the protein MADPSPVRGPVVEADGISKRFGATVALSDARISVAPGESHALVGRNGAGKSTLVSILTGLQQPDTGTLRFEGEPAPAPGDTDAWRSKVACVYQRSTIIPGLTVAENLFLDRQSSGALRPISWKRLRHRASDLLAEYGVEVDPTARAEDLTVEQRQFVEIARALSFGARFIILDEPTAKLDARGIERLFDKLRALQRQGVAFLFISHHLQEVYELCSTVTVYRDARHIVTAPVAELDQQALVEAMTGESVRGTEPAWSVTGRTSAHGTSLLDVSGLSLTGVYDDVTLTARAGEVVGLAGAAASGNVQLGETLAGLRRPRSGTVTVAGRPVRTGRVPDALAAGIGFVPEDRHIQGLVPERSVAENATLTVTDQLGPFGMVLPSRTRAFAERMIAELDIKTPGASASVSDLSGGNQQKVVIARALATEPHVLVAVRPTNGVDVKSKESLLGTVREVADSGRSALIVSDELDDLRVCDRVLVMFHGRVVTEFPHGWSDEQLVAAMEGMTGLNHTKESDVSHH from the coding sequence ATGGCGGACCCCAGCCCCGTCCGGGGCCCCGTCGTCGAGGCCGACGGGATCAGCAAGCGCTTCGGCGCCACGGTCGCCCTCAGCGACGCGCGCATCTCCGTGGCACCGGGCGAATCCCACGCCCTCGTCGGCCGCAACGGCGCGGGCAAGTCCACGCTCGTGTCGATCCTCACCGGCCTGCAGCAGCCCGACACCGGCACCCTGCGCTTCGAGGGGGAGCCGGCGCCCGCGCCCGGTGACACCGACGCGTGGCGCTCCAAGGTGGCCTGCGTCTACCAGCGCTCCACCATCATCCCGGGCCTGACCGTCGCGGAGAACCTCTTCCTCGACCGGCAGAGCTCCGGTGCGCTGCGCCCGATCAGCTGGAAGCGGTTGCGGCACCGTGCGAGCGACCTGCTCGCCGAGTACGGCGTGGAGGTCGACCCGACCGCCCGCGCCGAGGACCTCACCGTCGAGCAGCGCCAGTTCGTGGAGATCGCCCGGGCGCTCTCCTTCGGCGCCCGGTTCATCATCCTCGACGAGCCCACGGCCAAGCTCGACGCCCGTGGCATCGAGAGGCTCTTCGACAAGCTCCGGGCTCTCCAGCGGCAGGGCGTCGCCTTCCTCTTCATCTCCCACCACCTGCAGGAGGTGTACGAGCTCTGCTCCACGGTGACGGTCTACCGGGACGCCCGGCACATCGTCACCGCCCCGGTGGCCGAGCTCGACCAGCAGGCCCTGGTGGAGGCGATGACCGGTGAGAGCGTCCGGGGCACCGAGCCCGCCTGGTCGGTGACCGGCCGCACGTCCGCGCACGGCACCTCGCTCCTCGACGTCTCTGGCCTGAGCCTGACCGGCGTCTACGACGACGTCACCCTGACCGCACGCGCGGGCGAGGTCGTGGGGCTCGCCGGAGCGGCGGCCAGCGGCAACGTCCAGCTCGGCGAGACCCTGGCCGGACTGCGGCGACCCCGCTCCGGCACGGTCACGGTCGCCGGCCGTCCCGTCCGCACCGGACGCGTCCCCGACGCCCTCGCGGCCGGCATCGGCTTCGTACCCGAGGACCGGCACATCCAGGGACTCGTCCCGGAGCGCAGCGTCGCCGAGAACGCCACCCTCACCGTCACCGATCAGCTCGGCCCCTTCGGCATGGTGCTGCCCTCACGGACCAGGGCCTTCGCCGAGCGGATGATCGCCGAACTCGACATCAAGACGCCCGGGGCCTCCGCCTCCGTCTCCGACCTGTCCGGCGGCAACCAGCAGAAGGTCGTCATCGCCCGCGCCCTCGCCACGGAGCCGCACGTCCTGGTGGCCGTCCGCCCGACCAACGGAGTGGACGTCAAGTCCAAGGAGTCCCTGCTCGGCACGGTCCGCGAGGTCGCCGACAGCGGAAGGAGCGCCCTGATCGTCTCCGACGAACTCGACGACCTCCGGGTGTGCGACCGCGTCCTGGTCATGTTCCACGGACGGGTCGTCACCGAGTTTCCGCACGGCTGGAGCGACGAACAACTCGTCGCCGCCATGGAGGGCATGACCGGCCTGAACCACACGAAGGAATCAGATGTCTCCCACCACTGA
- a CDS encoding ABC transporter permease, which yields MSPTTEIRAVPTAAAPAPAERRLTLARYRDLSLVPVLLVLCVIGFAVSPAFLTSDNLLGVAQQATELSLLVLAQSLILISGRMDLSLESTIGVAPVIAVWLVLPDHGARFNGLGLFPDWAAIPLCLLVGAAIGAVNGFLILKLRLNGFIVTLGALTLLRGLQVAVSEGQSIVDVPGSFTYLGRASWLGVPAAIWICALLFLVTGSALAWLRHGRALYAIGGNSEAARAAGIRVDRVVWTVLILGSLIAAFAGILYTGHYGSISADQGNGWIFQVFAATVIGGVSLNGGRGTLFGALTGVLTLQLVVNVMTLAGVPPLWNQFLNGAIIIVALIISRFASGEKQE from the coding sequence ATGTCTCCCACCACTGAGATCCGCGCGGTCCCGACCGCGGCCGCTCCCGCCCCCGCGGAGCGCCGCCTCACCCTGGCCCGCTACCGCGACCTGTCCCTCGTACCGGTCCTGCTCGTCCTGTGCGTCATCGGGTTCGCCGTGTCACCGGCGTTCCTCACGTCCGACAACCTCCTCGGCGTCGCCCAGCAGGCCACCGAGCTCAGCCTGCTCGTCCTGGCCCAGTCCCTCATCCTGATCTCCGGCCGGATGGACCTCTCCCTGGAGTCCACCATCGGCGTCGCCCCGGTCATCGCCGTGTGGCTGGTCCTGCCCGACCACGGCGCCCGGTTCAACGGCCTCGGCCTGTTCCCCGACTGGGCCGCGATCCCGCTGTGCCTGCTGGTCGGCGCGGCCATCGGAGCCGTCAACGGATTCCTCATCCTGAAGCTGCGCCTCAACGGCTTCATCGTCACCCTCGGCGCCCTCACGCTGCTCCGGGGCCTCCAGGTCGCCGTCTCCGAGGGCCAGTCGATCGTCGACGTGCCCGGCTCCTTCACGTACCTCGGCCGCGCGAGCTGGCTCGGCGTGCCCGCGGCCATCTGGATCTGCGCGCTCCTGTTCCTCGTCACCGGCAGCGCCCTCGCCTGGCTGCGCCACGGCCGCGCCCTGTACGCGATCGGCGGCAACTCCGAGGCCGCGCGAGCCGCGGGCATCCGGGTCGACCGCGTCGTGTGGACCGTTCTGATCCTCGGCAGTCTCATCGCCGCTTTCGCCGGCATCCTCTACACCGGTCACTACGGGTCCATCTCCGCCGACCAGGGCAACGGCTGGATCTTCCAGGTCTTCGCCGCCACCGTCATCGGCGGCGTCAGCCTCAACGGCGGCCGGGGCACGCTCTTCGGCGCGCTCACCGGCGTGCTCACACTCCAGCTCGTGGTCAACGTCATGACCCTCGCCGGAGTGCCGCCGCTGTGGAACCAGTTCCTCAACGGCGCGATCATCATCGTCGCGCTGATCATCTCCCGCTTCGCCTCCGGCGAGAAGCAGGAATAG
- a CDS encoding SDR family NAD(P)-dependent oxidoreductase, translating into MTTELAGLTALVTGGASGIGLATARLLAERGADVAVLDLDPSGVPAPLRGFTADVSDDESVRRAVEAAAETLGGIDILVNNAGIGAAGTVEDNPDAQWHVVLDVNVLGVVRTTRAALPHLRRSAHAAIVNTCSIAATAGLPQRALYSASKGAVLSLTLAMAADHVREGIRVNCVNPGTVDTPWVGRLLGAADDPAAERIALEARQPTGRLVSADEVAASIAYLASPAAGSTTGTALAVDGGMAGLRLRPEPKS; encoded by the coding sequence ATGACGACCGAACTCGCGGGGCTCACCGCCCTGGTCACCGGCGGTGCCTCGGGCATCGGCCTAGCCACCGCCCGGTTGCTCGCCGAGCGCGGAGCGGACGTCGCCGTCCTCGACCTCGACCCGAGCGGGGTCCCCGCTCCCCTGCGGGGCTTCACAGCCGACGTCTCCGACGACGAGTCGGTGCGCCGCGCCGTGGAGGCGGCAGCCGAGACTCTCGGTGGCATCGACATCCTGGTCAACAACGCCGGTATCGGGGCCGCCGGTACCGTCGAGGACAACCCGGACGCGCAGTGGCACGTCGTCCTGGACGTCAACGTCCTCGGCGTCGTCCGCACCACCCGGGCCGCCCTGCCGCACCTGCGGCGGTCGGCACACGCCGCGATCGTCAACACCTGCTCGATCGCCGCGACCGCCGGCCTGCCGCAGCGCGCGCTGTACTCGGCCAGCAAGGGCGCGGTGCTGTCCCTCACCCTCGCCATGGCCGCCGACCACGTCCGTGAAGGCATCCGGGTCAACTGCGTCAACCCCGGTACCGTCGACACCCCGTGGGTCGGCCGCCTTCTCGGCGCCGCCGACGACCCCGCCGCGGAGCGCATCGCACTCGAAGCGCGCCAGCCCACCGGACGGCTGGTCTCCGCCGACGAGGTCGCCGCCTCCATCGCCTACCTCGCCTCCCCCGCCGCCGGCAGCACCACGGGCACCGCCCTCGCCGTCGACGGCGGCATGGCCGGACTGCGTCTGCGACCGGAGCCGAAGTCTTGA
- a CDS encoding DUF1330 domain-containing protein codes for MAKGYWVSAYRTIADPEKLAAYNKLAGPAVEAAGGRLLARGSRVVAHDAGIAERTVLIEFDSFEQAVAAHASAAYQEALAALADGVERDFRIIEGLD; via the coding sequence GTGGCCAAGGGCTATTGGGTCAGCGCCTACCGCACCATTGCGGACCCCGAGAAGCTGGCTGCCTACAACAAGCTGGCCGGTCCAGCCGTCGAGGCCGCGGGCGGGCGGCTGCTCGCCCGCGGCAGCCGGGTCGTCGCACACGACGCCGGAATCGCCGAGCGCACCGTCCTGATCGAGTTCGACAGCTTCGAGCAGGCGGTCGCCGCACATGCGAGTGCGGCCTACCAGGAGGCGCTGGCCGCACTTGCTGACGGCGTCGAGCGCGACTTCCGCATCATCGAAGGCCTCGACTGA
- a CDS encoding (Fe-S)-binding protein — protein sequence MRVALFLTCFNDTLFPDTGRAVVTVLERLGHTVDFPQEQTCCGQMHFNTGYRPEAVPLVDRFARTFDGYDAVVTPSASCAGMIRDQHPVLARDHGSAALQRTVAEVVPRVHEFTEFLVDVLGVTDVGARFPHRVTYHPTCHSLRGLRLGDRPHQLLRAVEDIELVDLPAADSCCGFGGTFALKNAETSSAMLADKTRGILDSGAEVLCAADNSCLMHIGGGLSRQDSTVRTVHLAEILAATAGGTR from the coding sequence ATGCGCGTCGCCCTCTTCCTCACGTGCTTCAACGACACGTTGTTCCCGGACACCGGTCGGGCCGTGGTGACCGTCCTCGAACGTCTCGGCCACACCGTCGACTTCCCGCAGGAGCAGACCTGCTGCGGGCAGATGCACTTCAACACCGGCTACCGGCCGGAGGCCGTTCCCCTGGTGGACCGCTTCGCGCGGACCTTCGACGGGTACGACGCCGTGGTCACGCCCTCCGCGTCCTGCGCCGGCATGATCCGCGACCAGCACCCCGTCCTCGCCCGGGACCACGGATCCGCCGCGCTCCAGCGGACGGTCGCCGAAGTGGTGCCCCGCGTGCATGAGTTCACCGAATTCCTCGTCGACGTGCTGGGAGTCACCGACGTCGGCGCACGGTTCCCGCACCGGGTGACGTACCACCCCACCTGCCATTCCCTGCGCGGCCTGCGCCTCGGCGACCGGCCTCATCAGCTCCTGCGTGCGGTCGAGGACATCGAGCTCGTCGACCTCCCGGCCGCCGACTCCTGCTGCGGTTTCGGCGGCACCTTCGCCCTCAAGAACGCCGAGACGTCGAGCGCGATGCTCGCCGACAAGACCAGGGGAATCCTGGACAGCGGCGCCGAGGTGCTGTGCGCCGCCGACAACTCCTGCCTGATGCACATCGGCGGCGGACTGTCCCGCCAGGACAGCACCGTACGGACCGTGCACCTGGCGGAGATCCTCGCCGCCACCGCAGGAGGCACACGATGA
- a CDS encoding FadR/GntR family transcriptional regulator, producing MAVTDLAIEKIKEMILSGALQPGARLPNEADLAGRLGLSRSSLREAVRALTAMRILVPRQGDGTYVSGLEPHLLLESLAFAADVSHGHAAGQLLQVRRLLEPQVTALAAGCLTDRQLDELRDILDRSAEEGIGIEAFVALDIEFHRAIADSVGNPVLSTLLGILSTHTQRLRIVRGTHHAPAREQAHRDHEAIWRALSAGDAQLAAAASMVHVVAVEDWLASGLPAE from the coding sequence ATGGCGGTCACCGACCTGGCCATCGAGAAGATCAAGGAAATGATCCTCTCCGGCGCTCTGCAACCGGGCGCCCGTCTCCCCAACGAGGCCGATCTGGCCGGCCGGCTGGGCCTCTCCCGCAGCTCCTTGCGCGAGGCCGTCCGGGCGCTCACCGCGATGCGGATCCTTGTTCCCCGGCAGGGCGACGGCACGTACGTGTCCGGCCTGGAGCCCCATCTGCTCCTGGAGTCGCTCGCCTTCGCGGCGGACGTCTCCCACGGCCACGCCGCAGGCCAACTCCTCCAGGTACGGAGACTGCTGGAGCCACAGGTCACGGCTCTCGCGGCCGGTTGCCTCACGGACCGGCAACTCGATGAGCTGCGCGACATTCTCGACCGGAGTGCCGAGGAAGGCATCGGAATCGAGGCGTTCGTCGCTCTGGACATCGAGTTCCATCGCGCGATCGCCGACTCCGTGGGCAACCCGGTGCTCTCGACGCTCCTCGGCATCCTCTCGACGCACACGCAGCGCCTGCGCATCGTCCGCGGCACTCACCACGCCCCCGCCCGCGAACAGGCCCACCGTGACCACGAGGCCATCTGGCGGGCGTTGTCCGCGGGCGACGCCCAACTGGCGGCCGCTGCCAGCATGGTGCACGTCGTCGCCGTCGAGGACTGGCTGGCATCCGGCCTGCCGGCCGAGTGA
- a CDS encoding sugar ABC transporter substrate-binding protein, translated as MKPRSSRIAATAAAVAVLAGFATACNRGSDAASSGGKPALGIDLPRADSDFWNSYAQYIERDAKGQGLNTLPVSNSQNDVTKLVANVQIFQNTGAKAVVMAPQDTGAIASTLETLASKKIPVVSVDTRPDKGDVYMVVRADNKAYGTKACEFLGKQLGGKGKVAELQGALSSINGRDRSEAFAACMKANFPGIKVIELATDWKGDVASAKLQSTLAAHPDLGGIYMQAGGVFLQPTLALLQQKGLLKPAGQPGHISIVSNDGIPAELKAIREGKIDATVSQPADLYAKYALHYAQAAAEGKTFKPGPTDHQSTIVALPNGLEDQLPAPLITKENVDDQALWGNNVGK; from the coding sequence ATGAAGCCTCGCTCCTCCAGAATCGCGGCCACGGCCGCCGCCGTGGCCGTCCTGGCGGGGTTCGCCACCGCCTGCAACCGCGGCAGCGACGCGGCCTCCTCCGGCGGCAAGCCGGCGCTCGGCATCGACCTGCCGCGCGCGGACTCCGACTTCTGGAACTCCTACGCGCAGTACATCGAGCGGGACGCCAAGGGCCAGGGCCTCAACACCCTGCCGGTGAGCAACTCCCAGAACGACGTGACGAAGCTCGTGGCCAACGTCCAGATCTTCCAGAACACCGGCGCCAAGGCCGTCGTCATGGCCCCGCAGGACACCGGCGCGATCGCCTCCACCCTGGAGACGCTCGCCTCGAAGAAGATCCCGGTGGTCAGCGTCGACACGCGTCCCGACAAGGGGGACGTCTACATGGTGGTGCGCGCCGACAACAAGGCGTACGGCACCAAGGCCTGCGAGTTCCTCGGCAAGCAGCTCGGGGGCAAGGGCAAGGTCGCGGAACTCCAGGGCGCCCTGAGCTCCATCAACGGACGCGACCGCTCCGAGGCCTTCGCCGCCTGTATGAAGGCGAACTTCCCCGGCATCAAGGTGATCGAGCTCGCCACCGACTGGAAGGGGGACGTCGCCTCGGCCAAGCTCCAGTCCACCCTGGCCGCCCATCCGGACCTCGGCGGCATCTACATGCAGGCCGGCGGCGTCTTCCTCCAGCCCACCCTCGCACTGCTCCAGCAGAAGGGCCTGCTCAAGCCCGCCGGACAGCCGGGACACATCAGCATCGTCTCCAACGACGGCATCCCGGCGGAGCTCAAGGCGATCCGCGAGGGCAAGATCGACGCGACCGTCTCGCAGCCCGCGGACCTCTACGCCAAGTACGCCCTCCACTACGCGCAGGCCGCCGCCGAAGGCAAGACCTTCAAGCCCGGCCCGACCGACCACCAGTCGACGATCGTCGCCCTGCCCAACGGCCTCGAGGACCAGCTCCCCGCCCCCTTGATCACCAAGGAGAACGTCGACGACCAGGCCCTGTGGGGCAACAACGTCGGCAAGTAG
- a CDS encoding aldo/keto reductase, which produces MDQNALGRSTVRVTELAFGAAAIGNLFTAVTDAEAERAVHAAWDAGVRYFDTAPHYGLGLSERRLGAALRSRPRNEYVVSSKVGRVLEPTRGAPGDDLANGFAVPATHRRRWDFSAQGVRRSIEDSLRRLGLDRIDVAYLHDPDDHLDQALGEAYPELARMRDEGRIGAIGVGMNQAAPLARFVRETDLDAVLLAGRYTLLDQDGLTELLPLAAARGVGVVIGGAFNSGLLADPRPGATFDYTTAPPDLLSRALDLRAVCERHGVPLRAAALRFPFGHPAVASVLVGTRSAAEARDAAAMLGHPVPDALWSELKERGLLPADVPTPGEAG; this is translated from the coding sequence CTGGACCAGAACGCACTCGGCCGCAGCACCGTACGGGTCACCGAGCTCGCCTTCGGCGCGGCCGCGATCGGCAACCTGTTCACCGCCGTCACCGACGCCGAGGCCGAGCGGGCCGTCCACGCGGCCTGGGACGCGGGCGTACGGTACTTCGACACCGCCCCGCACTACGGCCTCGGCCTGTCCGAACGGCGCCTGGGCGCAGCCCTGCGCTCCCGCCCCCGGAACGAGTACGTCGTGTCCAGCAAGGTCGGCCGCGTCCTGGAGCCGACGCGGGGAGCCCCGGGCGACGACCTCGCGAACGGCTTCGCCGTGCCCGCCACGCACCGCAGGCGCTGGGACTTCAGCGCCCAGGGCGTACGCCGGTCGATCGAGGACAGCCTGCGACGGCTCGGCCTCGACCGCATCGACGTCGCCTACCTCCACGACCCGGACGACCACCTCGACCAGGCTCTCGGCGAGGCGTACCCCGAGCTGGCCCGGATGCGGGACGAGGGAAGGATCGGCGCGATCGGCGTGGGCATGAACCAGGCCGCGCCGCTCGCCCGCTTCGTCCGCGAGACCGACCTCGACGCCGTCCTCCTGGCCGGCCGCTACACGCTCCTCGACCAGGACGGCCTCACCGAACTCCTGCCGCTCGCCGCCGCGCGTGGAGTCGGCGTCGTCATCGGCGGCGCGTTCAACTCCGGCCTGCTCGCCGACCCTCGCCCCGGGGCCACGTTCGACTACACGACGGCACCCCCCGACCTGCTCTCCCGCGCCCTGGACCTCAGGGCCGTGTGCGAGCGCCACGGGGTGCCGCTCCGGGCAGCCGCGCTCCGCTTCCCGTTCGGACACCCGGCCGTCGCGAGTGTCCTGGTCGGCACCCGCAGCGCCGCCGAGGCCCGCGACGCGGCCGCCATGCTCGGCCACCCCGTCCCGGACGCGTTGTGGTCGGAACTCAAGGAACGCGGGCTGCTGCCCGCGGACGTCCCGACCCCCGGGGAGGCGGGCTGA